The following are encoded in a window of Bos indicus isolate NIAB-ARS_2022 breed Sahiwal x Tharparkar chromosome 7, NIAB-ARS_B.indTharparkar_mat_pri_1.0, whole genome shotgun sequence genomic DNA:
- the SMIM46 gene encoding small integral membrane protein 46, translated as MDPGSGRGWDGDSETTFQLWLQLLLWGHLIVRLLGYLRHTLWAPKPQPAP; from the coding sequence ATGGATCCGGGGTCAGGCAGAGGCTGGGATGGGGACTCAGAGACCACCTTCCAGCTGTGGCTGCAGCTGCTTCTCTGGGGCCATCTGATTGTCCGCCTCCTGGGCTACCTGCGCCATACCCTCTGGGCACCTAAGCCGCAACCAGCACCTTGA